CCTGGCACCTCCCCACCCACCTATACATCTGGCACCTCCCCACCCACCTATACATCTGGCACCTCCCCACCCACCTATACACCTGGCacctccccacccacatatacatCTGGCACCTCCCCACCCGCCTATACATCTGGCACCTCCCCACCCACCAATACACctggctcctccacacccacctatacACCTGGCACCTCCCCACCCACCTATACATCTGGCACCTCCCCACCCACCTATACATCTGGCACCTCCCCACCCACCTATACATCTGGCACCTCCCCACCCACCTATACATCTGGCACCTCCCCACCCACCTATACATCTGGCACCTCCCCACCCACCTATACACCTGGCACCTCCCCACCCACCTATACACCTGGCACCTCCCCACCCACCTATACATCTGGCACCTCCCCACCCACCTATACATCTGGCACCTCCCCACCCACCTATACACCTGGCacctccccacccacatatacatCTGGCACCTCCCCACCCGCCTATACATCTGGCACCTCCCCACCCACCAATACACctggctcctccacacccacctatacACCTGGCAGCTCCCCACCCACCTATACACCTGGCACCTCCCCACCCACCTATACACCTGGCACCTCCCCACCCACATACACATCTGGCACCTCCCCACCCACCTATACATCTGGCACCTCCCCACCCACCTATGCATCTGGCACCTCCCCACCCACCTATACACCTGGCACCTCCCCACCCACCTATACACCTGGCACCTCCCCACCCACCTATACATCTGGCACCTCCCCACCTACCTATACACCTGGCACCTCCCCACCCACCTATACATCTGGCACCTCCCCACCCACCTATACATCTGGCACCTCCCCACCCACCTATACACCTGGCACCTCCCCACCCACCTATACATCTGGCACCTCCCCACCTACCTATACACCTGGCACCTCCCCACCCACCTATACATCTGGCACCTCCCCACCCACCTATACATCTGGCACCTCCCCACCTACCTATACACCTGGCACCTCCCCACCCACCTATACACCCGGCACCTCCCCACCCACCTATACATCTGGCACCTCCCCACCCACCTATACACCTGGCACCTCCCCACCCACCTATACATCTGGCACCTCCCCACCTACCTATACACCTGGCACCTCCCCACCCACCTATACATCTGGCACCTCCCCACCCACCTATACATCTGGCACCTCCCCACCTACCTATACACCTGGCACCTCCCCACCCACCTATACACTCGGCACCTCCCCACCCACCTATACATCTGGATCCTCCCCACCTACCTATACACCTGGCACCTCCCCACCCACCTATACACCTGGCACCTCCCCACCCACCTATACATCTGGCACCTCCCCACCCACCTATACACCTGGCACCTCCCCACCCACCTATACATCTGGCACTCCCCCACCCACCAGCTGCGCAAATTCATAAAAGCGTTTTATCACTAACGAAAAAATCGTAAAGGCAACAGCCAAGAAACGGTTATGTTatgaaaatagagagagagagtgagagagagagagagagagagagagagagagagagagagagagagagagagagagagagagagagagagagagagagagagagagagagagagacagagacagagacagagagagagagagagagagagagagagagagagagagagagagagagagagagagagagagagagagagagagagagagagagagagagagagagagagagagagagagagagagagagagagagagagagagagagagagagagagagagagagagagagagagagagagagagagagagagagagagagagagagagagagagagagagagagagagagagagagagagagagagagagagagagagagagagagagagagagagagagagagagagagagagagagagagagagagagagagagagagagagagagagagagagagagagagagagagagagagagagagagagagagagagagagagagagagagagagagagagagagagacagagagagagagagatagggagagagagagagagagagagagagagagagagagagagagagagagagagagagagagagagagagagagagagagagagagagagagagagagagagagagacagagagagagagagatagagagagagagagagagagagagagagagagagagagagagagagagagagagagagagagagagagagagagagagagagagagagagaaagagagacagagagagagagagagacagagagagagagagacagagagagagagagagagagagagagagagagagagagagagagagagagagagagagaagagagagagagagagagagagagagagagagagagagagagagagagagagagagagagaagagagagagagagagagagagagagagagagagagagagagagagagagagagagagagagagagagagagagagagagagagagagagacagagacagagagagagagagagagagagagagagagagagagagagagagagagagagagagagagagagagagagagagaagagagagagagagagagagagagagagagagagagagagagagagagagagagagagagagagagagagagagagagagagacagagagagagagagatagggagagagagagagagagagagagagagagagagagagagagagagagagagagagagagagagagagagagagagagagagagagagagagagagagagagagagagagagacagagacagagagagagagagagagagagagagagagagagagagagagagagagagagagagagagagagagagagagagagagagagagagagagagagagagacagagagagagagagatagggagagagagagagagagagagagagagagagagagagagagagagagagagagagagagagagagagagagagagagagagagagagagagagagagagagagagacagagagagagagagatagagagagagagagagagagagagagagagagagagagagagagagagagagagagagagagagagagagagagagagagagagagagagagagagagagaagagagacagagagagagagagacagagagagagagagagagagagagagagagagagagagagagagagagagagagagagagaagagagaagagagagagagagagagagagagagagagagagagagagagagagagagagagagagagagagagagagagagagagagagagagagagagagagagagaagagagagagagagagagagagagagagagagagagagagagagagagagagagagaagagagagagagagagagagagagagagagagagagagagagagagagagagagagagagagagagagagagagagagagagagagagagagagagagagagagagagagagagagtgagtgaaagtGAAAGGGAAGAATTTAAGGAAACAGGAAGCAGTTCTGAGTCAAATGGAAGATGTCAGAAGAGGGACTAATGaatgagtgagatgcaggaagtaAGGGGAGAGGTACACTACAGTTGTGGAAAGGAAGGGAGGGGCGGTGGAGAAGGAGTGGCTAAGGGAACATGAGGGGAAACAGAGAGGGGAGAGGTGACAGGAGCGGCTATTTTGAGAgggcagtgtgtgtttgtgtggagggGAGACCCTTGCTGTTACCTCCATAATCCTTACTCTTCAAGGTGGCACTGTTGTGTTGTGCttcatggtggtagtgttgtgtggtgctttatggtggcactgttgtgttgtgcttcatggtggcactgttgtgttgtgcttcatggtggcactgttgtgtggtgcttcatggtggtactgttgtgtggtgcttcatggtggcactgttgtgttgtgcttcatagtggcactgttgtgtggtgcttcatgGTGGccctgttgtgtggtgcttcatggtggcactgttgtgtggtgcttcatggtggtagtgttgtgtggtgctttatGGTGGCACTGTTGTGTTGTGCTTCATGGTGGCACTGTTGTGTTGTGCTTCATGGTGGCACTGTTGTGTTGTGCTTCATGGTGGccctgttgtgtggtgcttcatggtggcactgttgtgttgtgcttcatggtggtagtgttgtgtggtgctttatggtggcactgttgtgttgtgcttcatggtggcactgttgtgttgtgcttcatggtggcactgttgtgttgtgcttcatggtggcactgttgtgtggtgcttcatggtgtcactgttgtgtggtgcttcatggtggcactgttgtgtggtgcttcatggtggcactgttgtgttgtgcttcatggtggcactgttgtgtggtgcttcatggtggaactgttgtgtggtgcttcatgggggcactgttgtgtggtgcttcataGTGGCACTGTTTTGTGGTGCTTCATAGtggcactgttgtgtggtgcttcatgGTGGCACTGTTGTGTGGTTCTTCATGGtggcactgttgtgtggtgcttcatggtggcactgttgtgttgtgcttcatggtggcactgttgtgtggtgcttcatggtggcactgttgtgtggtgcttcatgggggcactgttgtgtggtgcttcatagtggcactgttgtgtggtgcttcataGTGCACTGTTGTGTAATGCTTCATGGTGGCACAGATGTGTGGTGCTTCATAGtggcactgttgtgtggtgcttcatagtggcactgttgtgtggtgcttcatagtagcactgttgtgtggtgcttcatggtggcactgttgtgtggtgcttcatggtggcactgttgtgttgtgcttcatggtggcactgttgtgtggtgcttcatggtggaactgttgtgtggtgctttatgggggcactgttgtgtggtgcttcatagtggcactgttgtgtggtgcttcatagtggcactgttgtgtggtgcttcatggtggcactgttgtgtggtgcttcatggtggcactgttgtgtggtgcttcatggtggcactgttgtgttgtgcttcatggtggcactgttgtgtggtgcttcatggtggcactgttgtgtggtgcttcatgggggcactgttgtgtggtgcttcatagtggcactgttgtgtggtgcttcataGTGGCACTGTTGTGTAATGCTTCATGGTGGCACAGATGTGTGGTGCTTCATAGtggcactgttgtgtggtggttcatagtggcactgttgtgtggtgcttcatagtggcactgttgtgtggtgcttcatagtggcactgttgtgtggtgcttcatggtggcactgttgtgtggtgcttcatggtggcactgttgtgtggtgcttcatgGTGGCACAGATGTGTGCTGCTTTAAGGTGCTGTATGTAAGATCAAACACAGACTaagtagagagagagaatgagagcggTTAGTGGGAGGTGGTCGTGTCTGGCTCCCCTGTAGCCCGGGTAGGGAGCTCCTCAGATACTCTGTGTGGGTGAGAGTACTGCTCTTGTCCTTGTCATGCATCATCAATGTACAGTTACCTCCGTTAGGGAATCATAGTTAggaaactccttcaaaaagctaaatATTGTCTAAACTATCGTCTCTTGACTTATTGTTAAGTGCCCTAATGGTCATACATTCCTTCCAGTGCCAGGTGGTGCCAATATGTGAGTGCCCGCAGCACACTGCTCCATGTAGTCTGCCTGTATAGGGgaagaaactatcaggagaaaaaccCTAGCCCATGATGACAATACCGTACTCGGAAGGGATTACTATAAGTATTTAGGatggagggaatggtgcccaaccacttggactcccTTAAGTAGACAGAGAGTTTAAGTAGATAAACACAGTAAGAGAAAGACTGAGTCTGGTAGACGGACGTAAGAGGTGTGAACAGAGTAGATTAAATATAAAGCTCTTGTAATTTAATAGACTTTAGTGTGAGGACAGGGCCGAGACATcacttaagtgtgaggacagggccGAGACATCACTAAAGTGTGAGGACAGGGCCGAGACATCACTAAAGTGTGAGGACAGGGCCGAGACATCACTAAAGTGTGAGGACAGGGCCGAGACATcacttaagtgtgaggacagggccGAGACATCACTAAAGTGTGAGGATAGGGCCGAGACATCACTAAAGTGTGAGGACAGGGCCGAGACATcacttaagtgtgaggacagggccGAGACATCACTAAAGTGTGAGGACAGGGCCGAGACATcacttaagtgtgaggacagggccGAGACATCACTAAAGTGTGAGGACAGGGCCGAGACATcacttaagtgtgaggacagggccGAGACATCACTAAAGTGTGAGGACAGGGCCGAGACATCACTAAAGTGTGAGGACAGGGCCGAGACATCACTAAAGTGTGAGGACAGGGCCGAGACATCACTAAAGTGTGAGGACAGGGCCGAGACATCGCCTGGCGTCAGGTTCACACACTAAGGGTCCCATCTTCTACAGCCATTTATTACATATTTATTccctatccacccccccccccccccaattccctGGGCCTTGATGGAGAGTAAGACTATCCTCGTGGGGACGACGGGAGGTACAAGAGAGAAAGGGAAGAAGGAAGATCTGATAAAGCAGCTTAGGAGAACGTGAAGAAAATAGACGCCAGTCAAGACAATAACGAACGTTAGAAGGGAAACTATTTTGTTATGTCCTCTTCTTTCCCTCTTCTCTTCCCTCCCGCCTTCCATCCACCcttttcccctcccccttccacaaCCTCTCCCTAAGGGAGGTGGGAAAGTCGTGTTTGTGTCCCATTTACACGGGATCCATTTTAGGCGGAATGTACTGCGGATGGGACATTGAAGGGGGAGTTTGTCGGTACTGTTCAGTGCCCTTCAGGAGCATGTGTGAGGGGCCCCACAGGCCGGGTATCTGTGCGGTCAACGGGTATATAGTAAGCAGGTGTGGGTATGGGGCATTTTAGTGAGTATCGTCCGGTGAAATCCAACATAACATAAATTTGAAAATAAATTTCTTCCCCAGTGGGGTTTAAAATCTATAAAATCTTACATAACGTAACCTAGACTAATTCAAActtgcctaacctaacccaacaagGTCTTACTTAAGCTAATATATCCTAACCAaacaatatatatttatgattTTGGAGCTCGTCCTCAGGGTAAATCCATTACCATgagaaccccctccccccctcaagccacctggatagttatctagatatttgtgatggtctcaAAGCATATTACTGTTCCaataatagtctacatgtaaactggcaagtgaaccttCGTCTTcaacagaaattattctcaagttataacattattacattacaaatcgttggtttaaaaCATAAAACGTATTTGCTGAAAACTATTTCTTTGGAAGGATCTGaaaaatttggttttctgtaaatagAATTCTTGGTACACTCAAATAGTTTTCAAATGCTATATATCACCTTTtcgccaataataataataaattaagcaaacataatgaaatctaacctaacctaaccagtcctTAGCAtaaagtaaccttaacctaacctaacctaacctaactatagaTAATGAGTACTTCCTACCTGCATACTTCGCTTCCAGTAGACAAATGATATATAGGAGACTATGGATAATATTTTtagtgtgaagactaataatagtcAGCAGCAGCTCTTCTATGATTCTGTAATATGCCAATTTTAAGATATTTTATGTATTAGCCGAAGACCATCAATGTATAATTATGTAAATACTTGGATATTGTAATTAATTTTCTTTGTTACTAGCTGATATTATAAAGTGTTCACGTTAGATGTAATTGTTGATGTTCATATCTCTGCTGAGATCTGATTAAGATCTTTTGTGccctaccgctcacaagatgagtatggggtgcacaataaactaccactcacaggatgagtatggggtgcacaataaactaccactcacaggatgagtatgaggtgcacactaaactaccactcacaggatgagtatagggtgtacactaaactaccgcccataggatgagtatggggtgcacattaaactaccactcacaggatgagtatgtggtgcacaataaactaccactcacaggatgagtatggggtgcacaataaactaccactcacaggatgagtatggggtgcacaataaactaccacttacaggatgagtatggggtgcacaataaactaccactcacaggatgagtatggggtgcacaataaactaccactcacaggatgagtatggggtgcacaataaactaccactcacaggatgagtatggggtgcacaataaactacaatttacaggatgagtatggggtgcacaataaactaccattcacaggatgagtatggggtgcacaataaactaccactcacaggatgagtatggggtgcacaataaactaccactcacaggatgagtatggggtgcacaataaactaccactcacaggaagaataTGAGAATAATCCAGCAGCCTCCGGCGGCACCAATCAATCACACCTGAGACTGATGACTGGTGTACCTGGAGATCTTATGGATGGCAGATGGCAGGTGAGATCTGTACCGCAAGGTGTGCGCGGGATCAGGAAAGGAACATTCCTCATCTATCATCTTCCTGTTCCACCAAGACTGATAAGCTGATCTTAGTGAAGACATTCCACAGCTGGTCGCCGAAGAAGACGCTCCAGGAAGTCTGAGGATTTCCTCAGACTTAGGAGGTCTTAGGTGGGTGTTGAGATGGTaggacacaacaaggacacaattTGTAACATTGTATCATCCTttccagatgacactaggatttttatgagagtagacaacatagtgaACACAGCAAATGTAAATCAGATGTAAAtctggtctttctatgggctacagaaaataatatggtatttaatgaagataagttccagctcctgcgctacggaaaaataaaaatataaaacagaaatcatgaacaaaactcagtcaaatcataacatagaacgaaaaagcaatgttaAGGATTTGGTTGTACTCatatcggaagaccttacctttaaagaacacaataaagtagccgtcacaactgccagaaaaatgacaggttggataacaacaaCTTTttaaactagagatgctataccgatgatgatacttttcaaaacgcttgtgctctctagagtggagtactgctgcacaatgacagcccctttcaaagctggagaaattgctgacctggagagcgtgcagagatcctttactgctagaattcactcagtaaaaaatctaaactattgggaccgactaaagtgcCTAAATCGATATTCTCtaaagcgcaggcgggagagatacataataatttacacttggaaaatagtaAAGGGgcaggtcccaaacctgcacacagaaataatatcacatgagaccaggaggcatggcaggatgtgcagaatacccccgttgaagagcagaggtgcaacaggtactctgagagagaactctatcaacatcagaggcccgagactgttcaacacgcttccactacacattagaggcataactggccgacccctcacagtgttcaagagagaactggataagcacctccaaaaggATATCTAACCagattcatacgtcagactgcgagcagccgcgtccaacagcctggttgaccagtccaacaacgaggaggcctggtcagagaccgggccgcggggacgctaagccccggaatcatcgcaagataaccgcaaggtaaggtTCAAGAAGTCTGAGGACTCTTCTGTAGTGGCTCCGACGATTAATAGAGCTTGTGTGGACTCTTTCATGGTTATTAGCATCGTAATAGTCATCTTCCACACTTTCGTCATCTTCGTCACCATCGTCACCgttgtcaccatcttcaccatcgtcaccatcgtcaccatcttcaccatcgtAACCGTCGTCACTGTCGTCACCATCGTCACCGtcgtcaccatcgtcaccatcgtcaccatcgtcACCGtcgtcaccatcttcaccatcgtcaccatcttcaccatcgtcaccatcgtcaccatcttcaccatcgtcaccatcgtcACCGTCGTCACCATCGTCACCCTCGTCACCCtcgtcaccatcttcaccatcgtCACCGtcgtcaccatcttcaccatcgtcaccatcgtcaccatcttcaccatcgtcaccatcttcaccatcgtCACCGtcgtcaccatcttcaccatcgtcaccatcgtcaccatcttcaccatcgtCACCGtcgtcaccatcgtcaccatcgtcaccatcttcaccatcgtCACATTCGTCACCGtcgtcaccatcgtcaccatcgtcaccatcttcaccatcgtCGCCGTCGTCACCGTCGTCACCATCGTCACAAtcgtcaccatcttcaccatcgtCACCGTCGTCACAAtcgtcaccatcttcaccatcgtCACCGTCGTCACCAACAAAggctcaccatcaacaacaacaacgcccCACCAAGACAGAGAACCAGCGCCACCAAGGCCAGGCAGGACCACTCGGAACCCCGTGTCTTTGTCAGCATCTTCcagaggtcagaggtcagaggtcagtgaCCCTGAGGGTGGCGAGGAGTCACAGAGCTGTCAAGACCACCACATTTGCATCATCATCGCTGCACCCTCCAATATGCACCTTACATTCCTCTAATGATATAATTTTATACCTCAAGTGAGAGGCTATGAATTAACATTCCAGATAGATAAGATCTTGTCTCTTGGGTAGGAAGTTATTTTCTGATTGGTAATGCCTCTTAGAAAATGGTAATTATTCCAGCTTGCTGTGACCTTTGCGTCAGATAACTTAGGGAAGACGTCTTGAAACTGCTTGAAGCCGCTTGAAGCCTAGATTTGTGACATACTGGCAGCCTTCACGCACTTTCAAGAGTCTTGCCCAGCTCTCTGACGCTACGGTCACAGCAAAGGTTGAGATGAGTAACAGTCACTTTTCTATACTTTGCAGGCATAACCAATCAAAAAATAGCAATGTTCTAAGGAGCGAACAAGTGTCATTAACTTGTTACGTAAGTGATGTGGTTAATTAAGGAATTATTCGTCTCTTCTTAACGAGATAGAATTTATGAATTTTACGGAATCCTTCTGACGACATTACCTAAATTGCTAAAGTTACAGAGTTCTAGTTCTAGGGTTCTAGAGTTATAAGTTTCTAGGTTTATATGTTTCTAGAGTTTTAGAGTTATAAGATTTCAGAGTTATAAGCTTTTAGAGTTATTAGGTTTTAGGGTTCTAGAGTTATAAGGTTCTAGAGTTATAAGGCTTTAGACAACTAGAGTTATAAGGGTTCAGTAGCGTTAGAGTTCTTAAGTTTTAAATTTCTAGAACTCTAAAGTTCAAGGGTTCTGGAGCTTGAAAGTTATAGAACTTCAGATTTCTAGCGTTTTTTAGCTTGAGAACTCTTGAGTTTTTGAGTTGCAGAGTTTTAAAGTTCTACAGTTTTAGAGCTCTAAATTCTGAAGTTCTATGGTTCTAGAATTCTATGGTTCGAAGGTTCTGAAACTTTAGGGTTCTTGAGTTACAGAATTTCAGACTTCTTTAATACTAGAGCCCTAGAGGACACTAGAGAGCGCGAGTACCCTCCTCACCTGTTTCCCACACACCCCTCTCTAGTACCACTGTGCATACCCCACTACCAGGGTACACAAGGGGTACCCCAGGAGGAATAGTAGCCCTGGGGTACACCATTGTGTACCCTGGTGACTGCTTCCTCCTGGGGTACCCCTTGTGtaccactatggagagtggcaaacaaagtactcctgcacactctttca
This DNA window, taken from Procambarus clarkii isolate CNS0578487 chromosome 40, FALCON_Pclarkii_2.0, whole genome shotgun sequence, encodes the following:
- the LOC138372872 gene encoding uncharacterized protein, producing MCKITYLFPAPGTSPHTCTSGTSPLTYTSGTSPLTYTSGTSPPTYTPGTSPPTYTPGTSPPTYTSGTSPPTYTSGTSPPTYTPGTSPPTYTSGTSPPAYTSGTSPPTNTPGSSTPTYTPGTSPPTYTSGTSPPTYTSGTSPPTYTSGTSPPTYTSGTSPPTYTSGTSPPTYTPGTSPPTYTPGTSPPTYTSGTSPPTYTSGTSPPTYTPGTSPPTYTSGTSPPAYTSGTSPPTNTPGSSTPTYTPGSSPPTYTPGTSPPTYTPGTSPPTYTSGTSPPTYTSGTSPPTYASGTSPPTYTPGTSPPTYTPGTSPPTYTSGTSPPTYTPGTSPPTYTSGTSPPTYTSGTSPPTYTPGTSPPTYTSGTSPPTYTPGTSPPTYTSGTSPPTYTSGTSPPTYTPGTSPPTYTPGTSPPTYTSGTSPPTYTPGTSPPTYTSGTSPPTYTPGTSPPTYTSGTSPPTYTSGTSPPTYTPGTSPPTYTLGTSPPTYTSGSSPPTYTPGTSPPTYTPGTSPPTYTSGTSPPTYTPGTSPPTYTSGTPPPTSCANS
- the LOC138372873 gene encoding uncharacterized protein, with protein sequence MVISIVIVIFHTFVIFVTIVTVVTIFTIVTIVTIFTIVTVVTVVTIVTVVTIVTIVTIVTVVTIFTIVTIFTIVTIVTIFTIVTIVTVVTIVTLVTLVTIFTIVTVVTIFTIVTIVTIFTIVTIFTIVTVVTIFTIVTIVTIFTIVTVVTIVTIVTIFTIVTFVTVVTIVTIVTIFTIVAVVTVVTIVTIVTIFTIVTVVTIVTIFTIVTVVTNKGSPSTTTTPHQDREPAPPRPGRTTRNPVSLSASSRGQRSEVSDPEGGEESQSCQDHHICIIIAAPSNMHLTFL